The region CGCAGAAGTCCGGAGTTTTTAAGACGGCAAGATTGGCCCAGCGGATTGTGATGATTGTCATCGGAGCGGCCATGATGTCTGTTGCGCTTGAGATTTTTCTTGTTCCCAATAAGTTGATTGATGGCGGAATCACCGGTATTTCCATTATGTTGTCCCATATTTTCAATATACCGCTCGGTATTCTATTGACCCTGCTTAACCTGCCGTTCCTGGTTATCGGGTATAAGCAGATTGGTAAGACGTTTGCCTTATCTACTCTATTCGCTGTCATTGTAATGTCCATTGGTACCCAGTTGCTGCATCCTGTTCATCCTATTACAGTTGAGCCGCTGCTGGCAGCAGTATTCGGAGGGGTCATTCTCGGCGTTGGGGTTGGACTCGTTGTCCGTTATGGCGGATCACTTGATGGTACGGAGATTGTAGCCATTCTTGTATCCAAGAGGCTTCCGTTCTCTGTAGGGGAAGTTGTTATGTTCTTCAACCTGTTTATTCTGTCCGGCGCAGGCTTTGTGTTCGGCTGGAATAATGCGATGTTCTCCCTGATTGCGTATTACATTGCTTTCAAACTGATCGATATTACACTTGAAGGCTTGGACCAGTCCAAGTCGGTATGGATTATCAGCGATAAATTCCGTGATATCGGCG is a window of Paenibacillus sp. FSL H3-0469 DNA encoding:
- a CDS encoding YitT family protein, translated to MTVSQHIFTSEEQKKPQKSGVFKTARLAQRIVMIVIGAAMMSVALEIFLVPNKLIDGGITGISIMLSHIFNIPLGILLTLLNLPFLVIGYKQIGKTFALSTLFAVIVMSIGTQLLHPVHPITVEPLLAAVFGGVILGVGVGLVVRYGGSLDGTEIVAILVSKRLPFSVGEVVMFFNLFILSGAGFVFGWNNAMFSLIAYYIAFKLIDITLEGLDQSKSVWIISDKFRDIGEALTERLGRGVTYLDGEGGFSGDNKKVIFVVITRLEEAKLKSIVEDWDSDAFIAIGNIHDVKGGRFKKKAIH